Sequence from the Ancalomicrobiaceae bacterium S20 genome:
ATATGGGTGATCAGGTCGAGCGCGCCGGAGGCCGATTTGGCCAGCACGCCCGATTCGTCCGGCGAATGATGCGAGGGCGTGATCAGCGCGTCGGCGCCGAGCGCGACCGCCGAGCGCATGATCGCGCCGACATTGTGCGGGTCGGTGACCTGATCGAGCGCCAGCACGAGCCTGGCGCGGCCGAGATCGGTCAGCGCGACGGGCTCCAGCGGCTTCGATTCGATCAGGATGCCCTGATGCACCGCGTCCTCGCCGACGCGGGCGTCGATCCAGCGCGGTTCGACCAGTTGCGGCTCGACGGGGAAATTGACACCGCGCTCGGCGAGCCGGGCGAGGGCGTTGCGCGTCGCATAGATCGCATGCACGACGCGCTCGGGATTGGCGAGCGCGGTCTCGACCGTGTGCAGGCCATAGAGGAACACGCGACCGTCGGGCGCGCCCGATCCCGGCCGTCCCTTGCGCCTCTGATGCACAGGCGGCTTGGAGGGATGCCGGCCGGCGCGGGCGAAGCGGGCGCCATCGGCGCGCGGCGGGCGCCTGTTGCCGGAGTGGTCGTCGGAATGGTCGTCGGACAAGGGGCGGTTCCTCGAGGCTCGAAGCCGAGGTCATAGACCGGGCGCGGCAGGCGGGCAACGGCCGCGCGTCCGTTTGCGCGACGCGCCGCCCGGAACCGGTGCCGCCCATAACCGATGCGGTCCGGAACCGGTGCGGCCTTGCTCGATCCTGTCGAGGACGGGCAACCTGCCGTCCCCGTGGTGCGCGAACGCGGCCGGGCGCACTTCATCCACAGGGCAGGGCGGATGCTCCACGCCTTTCACGGATCGATGCATTTGGGCTGTTGACACGGGGAACCCCGGTCGCCATAACACGCGCCACATCGGGACCGGCCCCAAACGGCCGCACTCGAATGGGGGAATGTCCCGAGCGGCAAAGGGGGCGGACTGTAAATCCGCTGGCTAAGCCTTCGTAGGTTCGAGTCCTACTTCCCCCACCATTCTCTTCCGATCAGATCAGGCAAGGCTCCCGATGCGGTTCGTCGCGTCGCGTACTGCCTCGGGCGCGGTTCGCGAGGGCATTGGCGGGCATGCCGCTTGTGCATCGCTGCTCGTGCAGGTCTTGCAATGACGGCCGCGCTGTCGCACATAGGGGCGGCCTATGCGGGTATAGCTCAATGGTAGAGCAGCAGCCTTCCAAGCTGAATACGCGGGTTCGATTCCCGCTACCCGCTCCAACCCTCCGAGACGCTCTTTTCCGAGACGCTCACTTTCCGAGACACCTCGGGCGCCGGCGCTCCCTGAACGATCGCCGCCTGCCTCAGGGCTCCCAAGGACGAGACATCATGACCATCAAGCGAATC
This genomic interval carries:
- a CDS encoding RNA methyltransferase; protein product: MSDDHSDDHSGNRRPPRADGARFARAGRHPSKPPVHQRRKGRPGSGAPDGRVFLYGLHTVETALANPERVVHAIYATRNALARLAERGVNFPVEPQLVEPRWIDARVGEDAVHQGILIESKPLEPVALTDLGRARLVLALDQVTDPHNVGAIMRSAVALGADALITPSHHSPDESGVLAKSASGALDLITHIEVVNLARALGTLRSEGFRVIGLDSEGPADLEGTEVGARTVVVLGAEGKGLRPVTREACDALARIDMPGAIKSLNVSNAAVLSLYIVRAKQAAAKQAASGT